The bacterium genome has a window encoding:
- a CDS encoding ATP-binding protein yields MQDVVQIPKWLKEKVIDRFNSGVSHIFILHFNISDYFPVQDRFVPLQDMLEELCSQREILSTYQYPSGLQFARSEVDDKFRRLAGIGSREHLPSGPHQSLQLIDRILKSDAFPPRQLALIIPFAETIFPANPNLSPEDKANVITIMRWANDRSVAVRKPIMFLLTANLKDLNNQILSSSQGIEVVQIPKPEQEDRRHYIDFLIAHNPALKLNLTAEEFAHHTQGLSLNQIEDIVLRATAEGSTITIDSVLVRKVEILEQEYGQVLEIIRPKFGLSSVGGLDYAVRELREISEIMKKGLTSAAPMGVILMGPPGTGKSYLAECFARECGLLCVKFKPLRDMYVGQSERNQERAFSAIRALAPVVVMVDESDQQQSSRNSQSGDSGVTERMRAQSFEFWGDQSLRGKVLRIDLTNRVDLIDSAMRRSGRTDVKIPILMPGTVARKQILEVLVKRYGFKTESQDFQEYADKTEGFSGADLQLVLTTAYRFASLEANYEGDVLIKKEHLDRALEDFIPTSRDQESIDEMTLVALNECRSRRLLPEGHEQIRQGILERSIRGS; encoded by the coding sequence ATGCAGGACGTTGTACAAATACCGAAATGGTTGAAGGAGAAGGTGATTGACCGCTTCAACAGCGGTGTCTCTCATATTTTTATTCTCCATTTCAACATCAGCGATTATTTCCCGGTTCAAGATCGTTTTGTGCCATTGCAGGACATGCTGGAAGAGCTTTGCTCGCAACGTGAAATTCTATCCACGTATCAATATCCTTCGGGCTTGCAATTTGCGCGCTCCGAAGTGGATGACAAATTCAGGCGTCTTGCGGGGATTGGTTCGCGCGAACATCTACCGTCCGGGCCGCATCAAAGCCTTCAGCTGATCGATCGCATTCTGAAGAGTGATGCCTTTCCACCACGGCAGCTCGCTTTAATCATTCCGTTTGCAGAAACAATTTTTCCTGCAAACCCAAATCTGAGTCCTGAAGACAAAGCGAATGTGATCACTATCATGCGCTGGGCTAATGACCGTTCGGTTGCCGTGCGGAAACCGATCATGTTCCTGCTTACGGCAAATCTAAAAGACCTGAACAATCAGATTCTTTCCTCGAGTCAAGGAATCGAAGTTGTTCAGATCCCGAAACCGGAACAGGAGGACCGCAGACATTACATCGATTTTTTGATCGCACACAATCCGGCGCTAAAGTTGAATTTGACCGCAGAGGAGTTTGCGCACCACACACAGGGATTGAGTCTGAATCAGATCGAAGACATCGTGCTTCGCGCGACTGCTGAAGGGAGCACCATCACAATCGATTCGGTCCTTGTGCGGAAAGTCGAGATTCTGGAACAGGAATATGGACAGGTCCTGGAAATCATTCGTCCGAAGTTCGGTCTGAGTTCCGTAGGGGGGCTGGATTATGCTGTCCGGGAGCTAAGAGAGATTTCAGAAATCATGAAAAAAGGATTAACAAGCGCGGCGCCCATGGGCGTGATTCTGATGGGACCACCCGGCACGGGAAAGAGCTATCTCGCGGAATGTTTTGCGAGGGAATGCGGTTTGCTCTGCGTAAAATTCAAACCGCTTCGTGATATGTACGTGGGGCAGTCGGAACGCAATCAGGAGCGGGCCTTCTCTGCGATCCGCGCGCTGGCTCCGGTTGTCGTGATGGTTGATGAAAGCGATCAGCAGCAATCTTCACGCAATTCGCAATCCGGAGATTCAGGTGTGACGGAGCGAATGCGCGCGCAGTCTTTCGAATTTTGGGGAGATCAATCTCTTCGCGGAAAAGTGCTCAGGATCGATCTGACCAACCGTGTCGATTTGATTGATAGCGCGATGCGACGATCGGGACGAACGGATGTCAAAATCCCGATTCTGATGCCCGGTACGGTTGCCCGCAAACAGATTCTCGAAGTTCTTGTAAAACGTTACGGTTTTAAAACGGAAAGTCAGGATTTTCAAGAATACGCTGACAAGACGGAGGGATTCTCAGGCGCCGACCTTCAGCTTGTCCTGACGACTGCCTACCGGTTCGCGTCCTTAGAAGCAAATTATGAAGGTGATGTTCTGATCAAAAAGGAACATCTCGATCGGGCGCTCGAGGACTTCATACCAACTTCGCGCGACCAGGAATCTATCGATGAAATGACTCTGGTGGCTTTGAACGAATGCAGGTCGAGACGTTTGCTTCCGGAAGGACACGAACAGATTCGCCAGGGGATTTTGGAGAGAAGTATTCGTGGATCGTGA
- a CDS encoding biotin-dependent carboxyltransferase family protein, with protein sequence MIEVVQPGMLTTIQDSGRKGFEAYGVPVSGPFDPFLAAMANRLCGNPLDAPVFEFAMIGPTLHFHEKRIVALCGLSVQYELQGQTVPLLTSTEVPAESVLKFVSMEGWYGYLAIAGGIETESVLSSVSTYLAGGIGKRLEKGQMLKTGPEPGGGSALRSVSWSYPLEPVLYLLPAQHSSHFSARERQKIREHNYKISPQSNRMGIRLEGAAIDPPVIRRSAPALTGTVQIPRSGFPIILGPEGPTTGGYAQMGVISRASWTLLAGKRPGSAIRFEWTDPETARHWWNDRQDLLRASL encoded by the coding sequence ATGATCGAAGTGGTGCAACCCGGAATGCTTACGACCATTCAAGATTCCGGGCGGAAGGGATTTGAAGCATACGGAGTTCCGGTGTCGGGCCCCTTTGATCCTTTTCTTGCGGCAATGGCGAACAGACTTTGCGGGAATCCGCTTGATGCGCCTGTGTTTGAATTTGCCATGATCGGTCCCACATTGCATTTTCATGAAAAAAGAATAGTTGCTCTTTGCGGGCTCAGCGTTCAGTATGAGCTGCAGGGGCAGACAGTCCCGTTACTCACCTCAACCGAAGTTCCGGCTGAATCTGTTTTGAAATTTGTGAGCATGGAGGGATGGTACGGATATCTTGCAATTGCAGGTGGAATCGAGACGGAGAGTGTTCTGTCCAGTGTTTCTACATATCTTGCCGGCGGAATTGGGAAACGTTTGGAGAAAGGTCAAATGCTGAAGACCGGGCCTGAGCCCGGCGGCGGATCTGCGCTGCGTTCTGTTTCGTGGTCCTATCCGCTGGAACCGGTGTTGTATTTGTTACCGGCGCAACACAGTTCACATTTCAGCGCCAGAGAGCGTCAGAAGATCAGGGAGCACAATTACAAGATCAGTCCGCAATCGAATCGAATGGGAATTCGATTGGAAGGCGCTGCCATTGATCCGCCGGTGATTCGCAGATCGGCGCCGGCGCTTACCGGAACTGTGCAAATTCCGCGATCCGGCTTTCCGATCATTCTGGGTCCTGAAGGGCCAACAACCGGTGGCTATGCTCAGATGGGCGTGATCAGCCGCGCTTCCTGGACTCTCCTGGCGGGAAAAAGGCCAGGATCAGCAATTCGCTTCGAATGGACGGATCCGGAAACCGCCCGGCACTGGTGGAATGACAGGCAGGACTTGTTGCGTGCATCCTTATGA
- a CDS encoding GHMP kinase, with translation MQILAKAPTRIDLSGGTLDIWPLYLFVGEATTINLAINLYATAKLEPLPGTKISIVSKDQKATQEAASFNELNHDSNLGLVTRLIQHFSPEQGFQLETDCQAPAGAGLGGSSSLAIAVCGALNEFTGKNYSPEQLIRVARDVEAQVLGIPTGRQDYYAAMFGGFNAWHFRVEKVEREAYQVSPDELRERLLLFYSGQRRSSGMNNWQIIKNRIDGDSNTVEMLQMIKQETEKLHKALKEEDWGEAYEAIHHEWMARKRLAPSITTPEIEELIEFGITNGSRTGRVCGAGGGGCVVFVIDNFTRQYLYDLAKGKKYHVLDFEVAQDGLSVQTS, from the coding sequence ATGCAGATTTTAGCCAAGGCGCCCACCCGCATTGATTTATCCGGCGGAACGCTGGACATTTGGCCTCTTTACCTTTTTGTCGGGGAAGCTACCACCATTAATCTTGCTATTAATTTGTACGCAACCGCAAAACTCGAGCCCCTTCCCGGGACAAAAATCAGCATCGTTTCGAAAGATCAGAAAGCCACACAGGAAGCTGCAAGTTTCAATGAGCTCAATCACGATAGCAATCTTGGACTGGTTACGCGCTTGATTCAGCACTTTTCGCCGGAGCAGGGCTTCCAGCTTGAAACCGATTGTCAGGCGCCCGCTGGCGCAGGTCTTGGCGGCTCCTCCTCCCTTGCCATTGCGGTCTGCGGCGCCTTAAACGAATTCACAGGCAAAAATTATTCTCCCGAGCAATTGATTCGCGTTGCTCGCGATGTGGAAGCACAGGTTCTCGGGATTCCAACAGGAAGACAGGATTACTACGCAGCAATGTTTGGAGGTTTTAACGCCTGGCATTTTCGCGTTGAGAAAGTCGAACGAGAAGCGTACCAGGTTTCCCCGGATGAGCTTCGGGAACGATTGCTCCTTTTTTACAGCGGCCAGCGGCGTTCGTCCGGCATGAACAACTGGCAGATCATCAAGAATCGCATCGATGGTGATTCGAATACTGTAGAAATGCTGCAGATGATCAAGCAGGAAACGGAAAAATTGCACAAAGCACTGAAGGAGGAAGATTGGGGAGAGGCTTATGAAGCGATCCACCACGAATGGATGGCTCGCAAAAGACTGGCCCCCTCGATCACGACCCCTGAGATTGAGGAATTAATCGAATTCGGTATCACCAATGGATCTCGCACCGGGCGAGTCTGTGGAGCCGGTGGCGGGGGATGTGTTGTTTTCGTCATCGACAATTTCACGCGACAATATCTTTACGATCTGGCCAAGGGAAAGAAATATCACGTTCTGGATTTTGAAGTCGCGCAAGACGGTCTCTCAGTCCAAACAAGCTAA
- the pxpB gene encoding 5-oxoprolinase subunit PxpB, whose translation MQIVYTGEQAVVLSVSYDKTRDCVAAIRRMVQFIREHPHDAVTSCRAGLDSLLIEYLPDASFPAWLQSLSGLEGDSSVMESDEEVCIVPICYDFGYDIAKICAEKGLNAEEIIQIHSETEYQVWMIGFMPGFPYMGELPAQLQLERKKNPDPVVPAGSVAIAEEYVGIYPFDSPGGWHVIGRTPWKILDYSRNVPWIFKYGMKVRFQPISTQEYERTKQ comes from the coding sequence ATGCAAATCGTTTACACGGGCGAACAGGCAGTAGTACTATCAGTATCGTACGATAAGACGCGCGACTGCGTCGCTGCCATCCGCCGCATGGTTCAATTCATCCGTGAGCATCCGCATGACGCTGTTACCTCCTGCCGCGCAGGGCTGGATTCGCTTTTAATCGAATATTTGCCGGATGCTTCTTTCCCGGCGTGGCTTCAATCTCTCTCTGGACTTGAAGGCGATTCTTCCGTTATGGAGAGCGATGAGGAAGTCTGTATTGTTCCGATTTGTTATGATTTTGGATATGACATCGCGAAGATTTGCGCAGAAAAAGGCTTAAACGCGGAGGAGATCATTCAAATTCATTCGGAGACCGAATATCAGGTATGGATGATCGGTTTCATGCCTGGATTTCCTTACATGGGAGAGCTTCCTGCCCAATTGCAGCTGGAGAGAAAAAAGAATCCCGATCCGGTGGTTCCGGCGGGATCGGTCGCAATTGCAGAAGAGTATGTCGGCATCTACCCGTTTGATTCACCGGGGGGCTGGCACGTCATTGGAAGAACGCCCTGGAAGATTCTGGATTACAGTAGAAATGTACCCTGGATATTTAAATATGGAATGAAGGTCAGGTTCCAGCCAATTTCGACTCAAGAGTACGAAAGGACAAAACAATGA
- a CDS encoding DNA-3-methyladenine glycosylase, giving the protein MKPLPNSFYARNTITVARELLGKFLVRQEGTHKWTGRIVEVEAYIGEDDPACHAFHGFTPRTQIMYGPPGHAYVYFTYGMYFMLNVVTEKEGFPAAVLIRAVEPVSGFSSKDPKPASGPGKLCRSMEIDKTLNGVSLQSSELYLTKNPGKQPKMGIRWSSRIGITEGADKLWRAYLYGNPHVSRKSNPLDSLEPSPI; this is encoded by the coding sequence ATGAAACCACTGCCCAATTCCTTCTATGCGCGTAATACTATAACAGTAGCAAGAGAATTGCTGGGAAAATTCCTTGTGCGGCAAGAGGGAACGCACAAGTGGACCGGCCGGATTGTGGAGGTGGAAGCGTACATCGGCGAGGACGATCCCGCTTGCCACGCTTTTCATGGGTTCACTCCACGCACTCAGATCATGTACGGCCCACCCGGACATGCGTATGTTTACTTCACGTACGGCATGTATTTCATGTTGAATGTTGTTACCGAGAAGGAAGGTTTTCCGGCGGCGGTGTTGATCCGCGCGGTAGAACCGGTCTCCGGTTTTTCCAGCAAGGATCCTAAGCCGGCGAGTGGGCCAGGTAAACTCTGCAGGTCGATGGAAATTGATAAAACGCTCAATGGAGTTTCCCTGCAATCGAGCGAACTTTACTTAACCAAAAATCCCGGCAAGCAGCCGAAAATGGGCATCCGCTGGTCATCACGGATCGGGATTACCGAGGGCGCCGATAAACTCTGGCGAGCTTACCTGTACGGAAATCCTCATGTTTCCCGTAAATCAAACCCTCTGGACTCCCTCGAACCCTCTCCAATCTGA
- a CDS encoding cbb3-type cytochrome c oxidase subunit I: MSEVVNHHPVHEAHHEELGFLRKYVFSTDHKVIGIQYGLTALVFLLFGFSLIMLLRWQLAYPGKPVIWLGKILGENFMPGGIMLPEFYNMLGAMHGTIMVFLGIVPLAVGAFGNYVMPLQIGAPDMAFPKINAASYWFYFVGGVVMLYSFFVPGGPAQGGWTSYTPLADIAPVGQTWWLVGMVFLITSSLLGSINFIVTIVQMRTKGLSFWRLPVFVWAQFVTAFLLLLAFPPLEAAAVLQLMDRLAGTSFFLPSGLVVSGQMIPNTGGGSPLLWQHLFWFLAHPEVYVLILPGMGIVAEVIANNTRKPLWGYKTIVFSILFIGGMSFTVWAHHMFMTGMGTTMSTFFQTTTMIISIPSVIILTSLLLSLWGASIRFTTPMLFAIAFLPMFAIGGLTGLPLGLTTSDIHLHDTWYVIGHFHYVVAPGTIFALFAGIYYWYPKVTGRMLNSVLGKIHFWLSLVFMNGVFLPMLIQGMAGMNRRYYDPTATPWGKAMQPFMEFISWSAWLLAISQIPFVINFFWSMWKGRKVTSDNPWDATTLEWSAPTPPPHGNFPTPPEVYREPYEYSVPGKEKDFSPQFIKEA; this comes from the coding sequence ATGAGCGAAGTTGTTAACCATCATCCCGTTCATGAAGCTCATCACGAAGAGCTCGGATTTTTGCGAAAGTATGTTTTCTCCACAGATCACAAAGTGATCGGAATTCAATACGGACTTACCGCACTGGTCTTTTTATTGTTTGGTTTTTCGCTGATCATGTTGCTTCGCTGGCAGCTCGCTTATCCTGGAAAACCGGTGATATGGCTGGGGAAAATTCTTGGAGAAAACTTTATGCCTGGTGGCATCATGTTGCCGGAATTTTACAACATGCTTGGCGCCATGCACGGTACAATCATGGTCTTTTTGGGGATTGTCCCGCTGGCTGTAGGCGCCTTCGGTAATTACGTGATGCCATTGCAAATCGGGGCACCAGATATGGCTTTTCCGAAAATCAACGCCGCCAGCTACTGGTTCTATTTTGTCGGTGGCGTGGTCATGCTGTATAGCTTCTTTGTTCCTGGAGGTCCTGCGCAAGGAGGGTGGACTTCTTATACGCCACTTGCGGATATCGCACCTGTTGGCCAAACCTGGTGGCTGGTAGGGATGGTTTTCCTGATCACCTCTTCGCTTCTTGGCTCCATTAATTTCATTGTTACCATCGTTCAAATGCGCACGAAAGGGCTTTCTTTCTGGCGACTTCCAGTTTTTGTCTGGGCTCAGTTTGTTACTGCATTTCTTCTTCTCCTTGCCTTTCCTCCACTCGAAGCTGCGGCGGTGTTGCAATTGATGGATCGTCTCGCGGGCACAAGTTTCTTCTTGCCAAGCGGTCTTGTGGTATCCGGCCAAATGATTCCGAACACCGGCGGCGGCAGCCCCCTGCTTTGGCAACATCTGTTCTGGTTCCTGGCGCATCCGGAAGTTTACGTTCTAATTCTTCCTGGAATGGGTATTGTCGCAGAAGTGATCGCGAACAATACACGTAAGCCGCTCTGGGGTTACAAAACGATTGTGTTCTCCATTCTTTTCATCGGTGGAATGTCCTTTACGGTATGGGCGCATCACATGTTTATGACCGGAATGGGAACAACCATGAGTACGTTTTTCCAGACAACCACGATGATCATTTCGATACCTTCGGTCATCATTCTCACATCGTTGTTGCTTAGCTTATGGGGCGCCTCGATCCGATTTACAACTCCCATGCTGTTTGCCATTGCATTTCTTCCGATGTTTGCCATCGGAGGATTGACCGGGCTTCCTCTCGGTCTTACAACTTCGGACATTCACCTGCACGATACCTGGTACGTGATCGGCCATTTCCACTATGTGGTTGCGCCAGGTACGATCTTCGCGCTCTTTGCAGGTATCTACTACTGGTATCCAAAAGTTACGGGCCGGATGTTGAACAGTGTTCTGGGAAAGATTCATTTCTGGCTTTCGCTGGTCTTCATGAATGGAGTATTTCTGCCGATGTTGATTCAAGGCATGGCAGGAATGAATCGTCGTTACTATGACCCCACAGCTACTCCCTGGGGAAAAGCAATGCAACCGTTTATGGAATTCATTTCCTGGTCCGCATGGTTACTTGCGATTTCTCAGATTCCTTTCGTCATTAATTTCTTCTGGAGCATGTGGAAGGGAAGGAAGGTTACATCCGATAATCCATGGGATGCTACAACGTTGGAATGGTCCGCGCCCACTCCTCCTCCGCATGGGAATTTCCCAACTCCGCCGGAAGTGTACCGGGAACCGTATGAGTACAGCGTTCCCGGCAAAGAGAAAGACTTTTCACCGCAGTTTATAAAGGAGGCGTGA
- a CDS encoding TMEM199/VMA12 family vacuolar ATPase assembly factor, producing MSLKAFHVFFIIVSILLTGWFGWWGVNSYRQSGDWTHLLMGLGSVVATILLLFYFRWFMRKLKNESYL from the coding sequence ATGTCTTTAAAAGCGTTTCACGTATTCTTCATCATCGTATCGATTTTGCTGACAGGATGGTTTGGATGGTGGGGCGTGAACAGTTACAGGCAAAGCGGAGATTGGACGCACCTGCTTATGGGGCTCGGTTCCGTGGTTGCAACGATTTTGCTCTTATTCTATTTCCGTTGGTTTATGCGGAAATTAAAAAACGAGAGTTATTTATGA
- a CDS encoding cytochrome C oxidase subunit IV family protein, whose product MSADSAEEIRKHVKVYITVFAALAALTIITVGISYLHLPAFWAITFALLVATVKGSLVACYFMHLISERAIIFWVLIVCLIFFAHLLLLPVATSSHY is encoded by the coding sequence ATGAGCGCAGATTCCGCCGAAGAAATCCGAAAACATGTAAAAGTTTATATCACAGTGTTTGCTGCTTTAGCGGCCTTGACGATTATCACGGTAGGGATTTCCTATTTGCACCTACCGGCGTTCTGGGCAATTACGTTTGCGCTGCTCGTCGCGACGGTGAAGGGATCGCTTGTGGCCTGTTATTTCATGCATTTGATCTCTGAAAGAGCGATTATTTTTTGGGTCTTGATTGTTTGTCTGATTTTCTTTGCTCATTTGCTATTGCTTCCGGTGGCAACATCGAGCCATTATTGA
- a CDS encoding carboxypeptidase regulatory-like domain-containing protein: MQYKKLSCYALFLIAITIYACGGGEEKPAAPSPGAPAPSAAAPSGNAFDPSKATATVTGKVTFDGGKPVLAKLPLTPECKQVHPGEAMEQSVELNADNTLQHVLVYVKSGADKWTYTTPTDPIVLDQVGCQYKPHVVSLMANQPLKIRNSDPFLHNIHPLPKNNPQFNLGQPVKGMETEKSFATPEVAIPVKCDVHRWMSSYIAVLSHPFHNITAAAGTYTIKLPAGTFTLEAWHEKFGTQTQDVTVADGQSQEVNFTFKAS, translated from the coding sequence ATGCAGTACAAAAAACTCTCGTGCTACGCTCTGTTTCTGATTGCGATTACGATTTACGCCTGTGGTGGCGGCGAGGAAAAACCGGCGGCACCATCCCCCGGCGCGCCTGCGCCTTCAGCGGCGGCCCCTTCGGGCAACGCTTTTGATCCGTCTAAAGCGACAGCTACGGTCACCGGCAAAGTGACGTTTGACGGGGGAAAACCTGTGCTTGCGAAGCTTCCGTTAACTCCGGAATGCAAGCAGGTACATCCAGGCGAAGCGATGGAACAATCCGTGGAATTGAACGCGGATAATACTCTGCAACATGTTCTGGTTTATGTGAAATCCGGCGCGGATAAGTGGACCTATACCACTCCAACCGACCCGATTGTGCTGGATCAGGTCGGCTGCCAGTACAAACCTCATGTAGTATCCTTGATGGCGAATCAGCCATTGAAAATCCGGAACAGCGATCCGTTCCTTCACAACATTCATCCGCTGCCAAAGAACAATCCCCAGTTCAATCTCGGACAACCGGTCAAGGGCATGGAAACCGAAAAGAGTTTTGCAACTCCTGAGGTGGCGATCCCGGTGAAATGCGACGTCCATCGATGGATGTCCTCTTACATCGCCGTTCTCAGCCATCCCTTCCACAACATTACTGCTGCAGCCGGCACCTATACAATTAAGCTGCCCGCCGGCACATTTACATTGGAAGCCTGGCATGAGAAATTTGGAACGCAGACTCAGGACGTAACCGTAGCAGATGGTCAGAGTCAAGAAGTAAACTTTACGTTCAAAGCGTCTTAA
- a CDS encoding heme-copper oxidase subunit III produces MEIPYSVKANPVTGIPNGKFGIWLFLASEVMLFGALFSSYVLLRVGADVWPHGRDVGLSIPLATLNTMVLIASSVTMVMAWASLKMDQFKKFRLYLGLTILLAFGFLVVKYFEYTAKFHHEIYPSTSTFFAIYFTLTGLHGLHVIGGIIVNSYLWGPGAKVWRSEPDRFANRIEYAGLYWHFVDLVWIFLFPVLYLL; encoded by the coding sequence ATGGAGATTCCGTATAGCGTTAAAGCAAATCCTGTTACCGGGATCCCGAATGGAAAATTTGGCATCTGGCTTTTTCTTGCTTCAGAAGTGATGCTCTTCGGCGCGTTGTTTTCCAGTTACGTGCTGTTGCGCGTGGGAGCCGATGTATGGCCTCATGGAAGAGATGTAGGACTTTCTATTCCGCTTGCGACACTCAACACAATGGTCCTGATTGCCTCTTCCGTGACGATGGTTATGGCGTGGGCTTCTTTAAAAATGGATCAATTCAAGAAATTCAGACTTTATCTGGGACTCACGATTCTTCTTGCGTTTGGGTTTCTTGTGGTGAAGTACTTTGAATATACAGCAAAGTTCCACCATGAAATCTATCCGAGCACCAGTACGTTTTTTGCTATTTACTTTACGTTGACAGGATTGCATGGTCTTCACGTTATTGGTGGAATCATTGTAAACAGTTATCTCTGGGGACCTGGAGCCAAAGTGTGGAGATCCGAGCCGGATCGATTCGCAAACCGGATTGAGTATGCCGGCTTGTACTGGCATTTTGTGGATCTTGTATGGATCTTTCTGTTTCCGGTTCTTTATCTTTTATAG
- a CDS encoding COX15/CtaA family protein: MWLNRYLRFMVLATLLLIVAGGLVTSQDYGLAVPDWPKSYGMWFPPMIGGVFYEHGHRMIAGFVGILTVILTAWLWWKEPRKGVRLFGTAALLSVIAQAILGGITVLYFLPTWVSTVHATLAQTFFCMIVCLAVFTSRWWKENGTRTGKPPAGNPTGRFILATGLIYLQLILGSWMRHSNAALAIPDFPLAFGKIIPPFMTPEVAIHFAHRVGALLVLAIISWNLLVVIGSYRKEPVLFRPSVVLILLVMVQITLGAFTVWTRTGVLFATAHVIVGAILLGASLVLTLRSYRIFRSPKDQAAAVWQPAVRAI, encoded by the coding sequence ATGTGGTTGAATCGATACTTGCGGTTTATGGTGTTGGCGACGTTGCTGTTGATTGTTGCCGGGGGACTGGTAACCAGCCAGGATTACGGACTTGCAGTTCCGGATTGGCCAAAGTCTTACGGAATGTGGTTTCCCCCGATGATTGGAGGTGTCTTCTACGAACATGGCCACAGAATGATCGCAGGCTTTGTGGGGATATTAACGGTTATTCTGACTGCATGGTTATGGTGGAAAGAGCCGCGTAAAGGAGTGCGTCTTTTCGGCACAGCGGCGTTACTTTCGGTGATTGCGCAAGCCATACTTGGAGGCATTACGGTCCTGTATTTTCTGCCTACCTGGGTTTCCACTGTGCATGCCACACTCGCGCAAACTTTCTTCTGTATGATCGTTTGCCTGGCCGTTTTTACATCGCGATGGTGGAAGGAGAACGGTACTCGCACTGGAAAACCTCCGGCTGGGAATCCAACCGGACGCTTTATCCTTGCTACCGGTTTGATCTACCTTCAGCTGATTCTGGGTTCCTGGATGAGGCATAGCAACGCTGCGCTTGCCATTCCTGATTTTCCGCTCGCTTTTGGCAAAATCATCCCGCCCTTCATGACTCCGGAAGTGGCGATCCATTTTGCACACCGCGTGGGCGCATTGCTTGTTTTAGCTATTATTAGTTGGAACCTATTAGTTGTAATAGGTTCGTATAGAAAGGAGCCCGTCCTTTTTCGGCCTTCTGTGGTGCTTATCCTGCTTGTGATGGTACAGATCACGCTGGGCGCCTTTACCGTTTGGACGAGAACGGGAGTCCTTTTTGCAACCGCGCATGTGATTGTCGGCGCTATTCTTCTTGGAGCCAGTCTCGTTCTGACTCTTCGGTCCTACAGAATTTTCCGGTCTCCGAAGGATCAAGCCGCTGCGGTCTGGCAGCCGGCGGTCAGAGCCATATGA
- a CDS encoding LamB/YcsF family protein: MKQLAIDLNSDVGEGFGPYRIGNDEEIFPYITSANIGCGFHAGDPTTIRKTLDLAARHNVAVGAHPGYPDRLHFGRIPMTIPPEEVVDMILYQMGALQLMAERAGLKLQHVKLHGALYHSAAEDRRLAEMFLDAIVRLVHPPIVLGPPGSLLQTEAEERGLDFAAEGFADRIYGEEGKLMPRNSKQPSTISDPALAAEQALQLVRERKVQTVSGKRIELKVSTICIHGDTPGAAKIARVVYEKLQQAKISIQSLKNIID, from the coding sequence ATGAAACAGCTTGCGATCGATTTGAACTCGGATGTTGGGGAAGGTTTCGGGCCTTACAGAATTGGAAACGACGAAGAAATCTTTCCTTATATTACTTCCGCAAATATCGGATGTGGTTTTCATGCCGGAGATCCCACCACAATCAGAAAAACACTGGATCTCGCAGCCAGACATAACGTCGCTGTGGGCGCGCATCCCGGCTATCCTGACCGTTTGCACTTCGGTCGTATTCCTATGACGATTCCTCCTGAAGAAGTTGTAGACATGATCCTCTATCAAATGGGTGCGCTTCAGTTGATGGCAGAAAGAGCGGGGCTCAAATTGCAGCATGTGAAATTGCACGGAGCGCTCTATCATTCGGCCGCGGAAGACCGGAGACTTGCAGAAATGTTTTTGGATGCCATCGTGCGCCTCGTGCATCCCCCCATTGTTTTGGGACCGCCCGGTTCTCTTTTGCAGACGGAAGCGGAAGAGCGTGGACTCGATTTTGCGGCCGAAGGTTTCGCTGACCGTATTTATGGAGAGGAAGGGAAGCTGATGCCGCGAAACAGCAAGCAGCCGAGTACGATTTCCGATCCAGCGCTGGCTGCTGAGCAGGCGCTCCAACTGGTGAGGGAACGGAAGGTGCAAACCGTTTCGGGCAAGAGAATCGAATTAAAAGTGAGTACGATCTGCATTCACGGCGATACTCCGGGAGCAGCAAAAATCGCTCGCGTGGTGTATGAAAAACTGCAACAGGCTAAGATCTCGATCCAATCACTAAAAAACATTATTGATTGA